One genomic segment of Balaenoptera musculus isolate JJ_BM4_2016_0621 chromosome 11, mBalMus1.pri.v3, whole genome shotgun sequence includes these proteins:
- the LOC118903230 gene encoding histone H3.1 yields MARTKQTARKSTGGKAPRKQLATKAARKSAPATGGVKKPHRYRPGTVALREIRRYQKSTELLIRKLPFQRLVREIAQDFKTDLRFQSSAVMALQEACEAYLVGLFEDTNLCAIHAKRVTIMPKDIQLARRIRGERA; encoded by the coding sequence ATGGCTCGCACTAAGCAAACTGCTCGTAAGTCCACTGGCGGCAAAGCGCCTCGCAAGCAGCTGGCCACCAAGGCGGCTCGCAAGAGTGCGCCGGCCACCGGCGGCGTGAAAAAACCCCACCGCTACCGACCCGGCACGGTGGCCTTGCGCGAGATCCGTCGCTACCAAAAGTCCACGGAGCTTCTTATCCGTAAACTGCCTTTTCAGCGCCTTGTGCGTGAGATTGCCCAGGATTTCAAGACCGATCTGCGCTTCCAGAGTTCGGCGGTGATGGCACTGCAGGAGGCATGCGAAGCCTATCTGGTGGGTCTTTTCGAGGACACCAATCTGTGCGCCATCCACGCTAAGCGTGTTACCATCATGCCCAAGGACATCCAGTTAGCCCGCCGGATCCGCGGGGAGCGGGCATAA
- the H1-1 gene encoding histone H1.1 — MSETAPPVPAASTPPEKPSAGRKAKKPVKAAAGAKKKSAGPSVSELIVQAVSSSKERSGVSLAALKKALAAAGYDVEKNNSRIKLGLRSLVSKGTLVQTKGTGASGSFKLNKRIASVDSKPSATKVTAKAKVTSSSKKPKKAAGAAAGKKGVKTPKKAKKPAATKKSSKSPKKSRVVKPKKIGKSPAKAKAVKPKAAKAKVTKPKTAAKPKKAAPKKK, encoded by the coding sequence ATGTCCGAGACCGCACCGCCCGTTCCAGCTGCTTCCACTCCCCCCGAGAAGCCTTCAGCTGGCAGGAAAGCGAAGAAGCCTGTGAAGGCTGCAGCAGGCGCCAAGAAGAAATCCGCGGGTCCTTCAGTCTCGGAGCTGATTGTACAGGCCGTTTCTTCTTCTAAGGAGCGCAGCGGCGTGTCCTTGGCTGCGCTCAAGAAGGCGCTGGCGGCCGCCGGCTACGACGTAGAGAAGAACAACAGCCGTATCAAGCTGGGCCTTAGGAGCCTGGTGAGCAAAGGCACTCTGGTGCAGACCAAGGGCACCGGCGCCTCGGGGTCTTTCAAGCTCAACAAGAGAATAGCCTCGGTGGATAGCAAGCCCAGCGCCACAAAGGTGACAGCGAAAGCGAAGGTAACAAGTTCTTCTAAGAAGCCCAAGAAGGCCGCCGGGGCGGCTGCTGGCAAAAAAGGTGTCAAGACTCCGAAGAAGGCTAAAAAGCCTGCGGCGACAAAGAAGTCCTCCAAGAGTCCCAAGAAGTCCAGGGTTGTGAAGCCTAAGAAAATAGGTAAGAGTCCTGCTAAAGCCAAGGCTGTGAAACCCAAAGCGGCCAAAGCGAAGGTGACCAAGCCAAAGACTGCCGCCAAGCCCAAGAAGGCAGCACcgaagaaaaagtaa